One window of Papaver somniferum cultivar HN1 chromosome 9, ASM357369v1, whole genome shotgun sequence genomic DNA carries:
- the LOC113310787 gene encoding ABSCISIC ACID-INSENSITIVE 5-like protein 2, producing MGIQTMGSQGGNSQHSQFLPLARQGSLYNLTLDEVQNQLGDLGKPLSSMNLDELLKNVWTAEANQGVGMDAENTAQNEQHASASALQRQASLNLTRALSKKTVDEVWKDIQQGQKNDTEELKAAQERQQTLGEMTLEDFLVKAGVVAEGPGDKKNEGATGVGVDLMAAPPQSFTQQAPWMQYQVPAIHQHQQQQQQQQQNMMGIFAPGRPVPQPLALATSPILEVTYSDNQMALSSPIALSDTQTPGRKRVAPGGDMIEKTVERRQKRMIKNRESAARSRARKQAYTNELENKVSRLEEENERLRKQKELDTILPSAPPPEQKYQLRRTSSAPF from the exons AGCATTCTCAGTTCCTGCCGTTAGCGAGGCAAGGATCATTGTACAATCTTACGCTTGATGAGGTTCAAAACCAGCTAGGAGACTTAGGAAAACCTTTAAGTAGCATGAACCTAGATGAGCTACTAAAGAATGTGTGGACGGCCGAAGCCAACCAGGGTGTAGGAATGGACGCGGAGAATACAGCTCAAAATGAACAACATGCTTCAGCTTCTGCTTTACAGCGTCAAGCGAGCCTTAACTTAACTAGGGCTCTTAGCAAGAAAACGGTCGATGAGGTGTGGAAAGATATACAGCAAGGTCAGAAAAATGACACAGAAGAGTTGAAAGCTGCTCAGGAAAGACAACAAACTCTAGGTGAGATGACACTGGAAGATTTCTTGGTGAAAGCAGGGGTTGTCGCTGAAGGTCCAGGGGATAAGAAAAATGAAGGGGCTACTGGTGTAGGAGTTGATTTAATGGCAGCACCTCCTCAGAGTTTCACTCAGCAAGCTCCATGGATGCAGTACCAGGTCCCTGCAATACAtcaacatcagcagcagcagcaacaacaacaacaaaatatgatGGGAATTTTTGCTCCAGGTCGTCCAGTTCCGCAGCCTCTTGCTCTAGCTACAAGTCCAATTTTGGAAGTCACCTATTCTGACAACCAAATGGCTTTGTCATCTCCTATAGCCTTGTCAGATACACAAACACCTGGGCGAAAAAGGGTTGCCCCAGGAGGAGACATGATTGAGAAAACTGTAGAGAGAAGGCAGAAAAGGATGATTAAGAACAGGGAGTCTGCAGCCAGGTCACGAGCTAGGAAGCAG GCTTACACTAATGAGCTGGAGAACAAGGTTTCGCGTCTGGAAGAGGAAAATGAAAGGCTCAGGAAACAGAAG GAGCTGGATACAATATTACCATCTGCACCGCCGCCTGAACAGAAGTATCAGCTTCGAAGAACAAGCTCAGCCCCTTTCTAA